The Campylobacter sp. RM10537 genome has a segment encoding these proteins:
- a CDS encoding nicotinate phosphoribosyltransferase produces the protein MENFSTKKSNLTLLCDFYELTMMQGYFLNGFENKICYFDVFFRKTPDNNSFAIFAGLSEILDFVANLSFNAEDIAYLRSKNIFCEEFLNYLLDFKFNGEIYSVQEGEIIFPNEPFMIIKANPIEAQFLETFLLLNINHQSLIATKANRIVRAAKNRPVFEFGSRRAHGNDAAIKGAKAAIIGGCFASSCTLAGKKYDINISGTMAHSWIQMFDNEFEAFCHYIELYPKNPILLIDTYHYESGLKNAIKAFKKYNIKECGIRIDSGNLAFLSQNIRKKLDSENLKECKIIVSNSLDEFEIEKLQNLPIDAFGVGERLITASSNPVFGCVYKLVAIQEFDIIKPKIKISENNSKTTLPHFKKIFRIYNKKTKKALYDEIYIYDEKLDELDDDLERKEMLQCVFKNNQIQIKNLKISQIALYTKNQINSLEKNILCDNSQYLIKISHKLQILKTNLTHQAD, from the coding sequence ATGGAGAATTTTTCTACAAAAAAATCTAATTTAACCTTGCTTTGTGATTTTTATGAACTTACTATGATGCAAGGTTATTTTTTAAATGGATTTGAAAATAAAATTTGCTATTTTGATGTATTTTTTAGAAAAACTCCAGATAATAATTCTTTTGCTATATTCGCTGGATTATCTGAAATTTTAGATTTTGTTGCAAATTTAAGTTTTAATGCAGAGGATATAGCATATTTACGTTCGAAAAATATTTTCTGTGAAGAATTCTTAAATTACTTACTTGATTTTAAATTTAATGGAGAAATTTATTCTGTACAAGAAGGTGAAATTATTTTTCCTAATGAACCCTTTATGATTATTAAAGCTAATCCCATAGAGGCACAATTTTTAGAAACTTTTTTATTGTTAAATATCAATCATCAAAGCCTTATTGCTACAAAAGCAAATCGTATAGTAAGGGCAGCTAAAAATCGTCCTGTTTTTGAATTTGGATCACGCAGAGCGCATGGAAATGATGCTGCAATTAAAGGAGCTAAAGCCGCTATTATAGGCGGATGTTTTGCAAGCTCTTGCACCTTAGCAGGAAAAAAATATGATATCAATATAAGCGGAACAATGGCACATTCTTGGATACAAATGTTTGATAATGAATTCGAAGCTTTTTGTCATTATATAGAACTTTATCCCAAAAATCCTATTTTGCTTATAGATACCTATCATTATGAAAGTGGTTTAAAAAATGCTATAAAAGCTTTTAAAAAATACAATATTAAAGAATGCGGAATTAGAATAGATTCTGGCAACTTAGCCTTTTTGAGTCAAAATATCCGTAAAAAGCTTGATAGTGAAAATTTGAAAGAATGTAAAATTATTGTTTCCAATTCTTTAGATGAATTTGAGATAGAAAAATTACAAAATTTACCTATAGATGCTTTTGGCGTAGGAGAAAGATTGATTACTGCTTCAAGCAATCCAGTATTTGGTTGTGTTTATAAACTTGTGGCTATACAAGAATTTGATATAATAAAACCTAAAATTAAAATCAGCGAAAATAACTCAAAAACAACCTTGCCTCATTTTAAAAAAATTTTTAGAATTTATAATAAAAAAACAAAAAAAGCGCTTTATGATGAAATTTATATTTATGATGAAAAATTAGATGAGTTAGATGATGATCTAGAAAGAAAAGAAATGCTTCAATGTGTTTTTAAAAATAATCAAATTCAAATAAAAAATTTAAAAATATCTCAAATTGCATTATATACAAAAAATCAAATTAATTCCTTAGAAAAAAATATACTTTGTGATAATTCTCAATATTTGATTAAAATTTCTCATAAATTACAAATTTTAAAGACCAATTTAACTCATCAAGCTGATTAA
- a CDS encoding ribonucleotide-diphosphate reductase subunit beta produces the protein MHRKRIYNPNSNETLGERKVFDGNPHGILNFTKAKYTWALKLWDVMEANTWFPKEVDTTKDALDYRCNLTSGEKRMYDLVWSQLISMDSFQTNNLADNINPYITAPEINAVLARQAYEEANHSKSYAVMVEAICENTDLIYEMEKHDATLREKNDFISNIYEELAGDVDDNKLLLAMVANQILEGIYFYSGFTAIYALARAGKMLGSAQMIRFIQRDEITHLLLFQNMINSTRKERPDLFNETNINKIYEMFQKAGELEIKWGKYITQNQIMGFTDDIIEEYIHYLIDQRLIAINLDKIYNAKHPIKWVDDFSKFNDQKSNFFESKVTNYSKGSISFDDF, from the coding sequence ATGCATAGAAAAAGAATTTATAATCCCAATTCAAATGAAACTCTTGGAGAAAGAAAAGTTTTTGATGGAAATCCTCATGGAATTCTTAATTTTACAAAAGCGAAATATACTTGGGCTTTAAAACTTTGGGATGTTATGGAAGCAAACACTTGGTTTCCTAAAGAAGTTGATACAACTAAAGATGCTCTTGATTATCGCTGTAATCTAACTTCTGGCGAGAAAAGAATGTATGATTTAGTTTGGTCTCAATTGATTTCTATGGATAGTTTTCAAACCAATAATCTAGCAGATAACATAAATCCTTATATTACCGCTCCTGAAATTAATGCAGTTTTAGCAAGACAAGCTTATGAAGAAGCCAATCATTCAAAATCTTACGCAGTTATGGTAGAAGCAATTTGTGAAAATACGGATTTAATCTATGAAATGGAAAAACACGATGCAACTCTAAGGGAAAAAAATGATTTTATCTCTAATATCTATGAAGAATTGGCTGGTGATGTAGATGATAATAAATTGTTGCTTGCGATGGTAGCAAATCAAATTTTGGAAGGAATTTATTTTTATAGTGGATTTACTGCAATTTATGCCCTTGCTAGAGCCGGTAAAATGCTGGGTTCAGCACAAATGATTCGCTTTATACAAAGAGATGAAATTACACATTTGCTTTTATTTCAAAATATGATTAATTCAACACGAAAAGAAAGACCGGATCTTTTTAATGAAACCAATATTAATAAAATTTATGAAATGTTTCAAAAGGCAGGAGAATTAGAAATTAAATGGGGTAAATATATCACTCAAAATCAAATTATGGGATTTACAGATGATATTATTGAAGAGTATATTCATTATTTAATCGATCAAAGATTAATAGCAATTAATCTTGATAAAATTTATAATGCCAAACATCCTATCAAATGGGTTGATGATTTTTCTAAATTTAATGATCAAAAAAGTAACTTTTTTGAAAGCAAAGTAACTAACTATTCAAAAGGTAGCATTAGCTTTGATGATTTTTAA
- a CDS encoding RDD family protein: MKKTKARIASRFLRFKAFVIDIFLIYVPILYLSYFWLGSKDAFLHSSFTTALCSFLFGLIQALFLQRTGQSPGLKAYDLYLVDFKSGKKISFLKIVLRYVIFFISFGLLVGIFFSFIRKDSLNLHDILTQSCILERLNNA, from the coding sequence ATGAAAAAGACAAAAGCTAGAATAGCTTCGCGTTTTTTGCGATTTAAAGCTTTTGTTATTGATATTTTTCTTATTTATGTGCCCATTTTATATTTAAGTTATTTTTGGTTAGGATCTAAGGATGCTTTTTTGCATAGTAGTTTTACTACAGCCTTATGTTCCTTTCTTTTTGGATTAATTCAAGCTTTATTTTTGCAAAGAACGGGTCAAAGTCCTGGTTTAAAAGCTTATGATCTTTATTTAGTAGATTTTAAAAGCGGAAAAAAAATTTCTTTTTTAAAAATTGTACTTAGATATGTTATATTTTTTATAAGTTTTGGTTTATTGGTGGGAATATTTTTTAGTTTCATTAGAAAAGATTCTCTTAATTTACATGATATATTAACTCAAAGTTGTATATTAGAAAGGTTAAATAATGCATAG